A region from the Conexivisphaerales archaeon genome encodes:
- a CDS encoding AAA family ATPase, with the protein MNADGRAVAKSRRIGLTGSPKTGKTEIGRGLAKALNLPFYDLNSICITKRLGRFQGDEFVVDVKRARDTISSILKGKSGYVVSGLLLPDLVKSTLLDSVIVLRCNPKVLFSRYMQSGYSMEKAKENVVSEAIGVVYSEALDTFGRKVIQLDITSMSLDDAVEAIVKGDFKKQEIDWLSEAEKDESLLRLLL; encoded by the coding sequence ATGAATGCTGATGGTCGAGCTGTAGCAAAGTCAAGAAGGATCGGTCTGACTGGTTCACCAAAGACAGGGAAGACTGAAATAGGAAGAGGTCTGGCAAAGGCATTGAATCTACCGTTTTACGACCTGAACTCCATATGCATAACAAAAAGACTGGGCAGGTTTCAGGGCGACGAGTTCGTTGTCGACGTAAAGAGGGCAAGAGATACAATATCTTCGATTTTAAAGGGAAAATCAGGGTATGTTGTATCAGGGCTCCTGCTACCTGACCTGGTAAAAAGTACTCTCCTTGATTCAGTAATTGTCCTCAGATGCAATCCAAAGGTTCTCTTCTCAAGGTATATGCAATCAGGATACAGCATGGAAAAGGCAAAGGAGAATGTAGTATCAGAAGCGATAGGCGTTGTCTACTCTGAGGCTCTTGATACGTTCGGAAGGAAGGTAATACAGCTTGATATTACCAGCATGAGCCTAGACGATGCGGTTGAAGCTATTGTGAAAGGAGATTTCAAAAAGCAGGAGATAGACTGGCTGTCTGAGGCTGAAAAAGATGAATCTCTTCTAAGACTTCTTCTGTAA
- a CDS encoding ATP-binding protein: protein MKDGTIIARDGSRLLLHSFFELYLPKPESDKVQFRERLSKPQAGISSVLSGLYRTNTPIIYFVVAKPVEKNYFEYSTFIGSWAECKDTSLAEAQALLEQQMRVIATAVTVAMPDCNLKRLAKGKAAKVIDLVLSPPSRFRRKVEPEELEQLISFESSSNITPPTPQFHIPSENENTASGIPIARIIVNEEPRQHLYLEDEDLSKHVCILGMTGSGKTTTAMTLAKRLNERGIPFLVLDIHNEYGDFVRSIGGSVEAPGRGEFTLNPLEDIGASSLAEHAAIVSDIFCDIYHFTSPQSYMFRNSIIALLSTEAHLSGLNRDLSGLLQMIDGSPIRSQFDNETKMALVRRLAPLTEGQAGRALCGRSSVDLKELLSKPTVIELGYFREFETRTLFSSFLLKAIHDYRLGGEKSGLRHAIIIEEARNLVPVRKPEEPVAVSERLSQDMRKFGESVVYIAQFPSQISPEVLKNTGVRIVHRVSWNSDIKVLGDAMNLTEAQAKYMSQLQTGYAIINVAKMKSSVLAKVVPDEELLSVLQKKS, encoded by the coding sequence ATGAAGGATGGCACTATAATTGCTAGAGATGGGTCAAGGCTCCTTCTTCACTCCTTTTTCGAACTTTATCTTCCTAAACCGGAATCAGATAAGGTTCAGTTCAGGGAAAGATTGTCAAAACCCCAAGCCGGGATCTCGTCCGTGCTCTCCGGTCTATACAGGACAAATACACCGATTATTTACTTCGTAGTCGCAAAGCCAGTAGAGAAGAACTACTTTGAGTATTCTACCTTCATAGGGAGCTGGGCGGAATGCAAAGACACATCCCTTGCAGAAGCACAGGCCCTGCTTGAACAGCAGATGAGAGTAATAGCCACAGCTGTTACTGTGGCAATGCCCGATTGCAATTTGAAGAGACTTGCAAAGGGAAAAGCTGCAAAGGTAATTGACCTTGTGCTCTCGCCACCTTCTAGGTTCAGGCGTAAAGTTGAACCTGAGGAGCTGGAGCAGCTGATAAGCTTTGAAAGCTCAAGCAACATAACCCCACCTACCCCCCAGTTCCATATACCTTCAGAGAATGAAAATACAGCCAGCGGGATACCCATAGCAAGAATCATCGTAAACGAGGAGCCAAGACAGCACCTTTACCTTGAAGATGAAGACCTTTCGAAGCATGTATGCATTCTAGGCATGACAGGCTCGGGAAAGACTACAACAGCAATGACTCTTGCGAAGAGGCTGAATGAAAGGGGTATACCTTTCCTTGTGCTCGATATTCATAACGAATATGGTGATTTCGTCAGGTCAATCGGGGGTTCTGTTGAAGCCCCAGGAAGAGGAGAGTTCACTCTCAACCCTCTGGAAGACATAGGTGCTTCAAGCCTTGCTGAACATGCTGCAATAGTATCTGACATATTCTGCGATATATATCACTTCACAAGTCCTCAGTCGTACATGTTCAGAAACTCTATCATAGCCCTGCTCAGCACTGAGGCGCACCTTTCAGGTCTCAACAGAGACCTGTCAGGCCTGCTGCAGATGATAGATGGTTCCCCGATAAGGAGCCAGTTCGACAACGAAACCAAGATGGCTCTTGTTAGGAGACTCGCACCCCTTACCGAGGGACAGGCGGGCAGGGCACTCTGCGGAAGGAGCTCTGTTGACTTGAAGGAGTTGCTAAGCAAGCCAACCGTGATAGAGCTAGGTTACTTCAGGGAATTCGAAACAAGGACTTTATTCTCAAGCTTTCTCCTTAAAGCCATACACGATTACAGACTGGGAGGAGAGAAGTCAGGGCTGAGGCATGCTATCATTATAGAAGAAGCCAGGAACCTTGTCCCCGTCAGAAAGCCTGAGGAGCCTGTTGCTGTCTCTGAAAGGCTTTCACAGGATATGAGGAAATTCGGCGAATCTGTTGTGTATATAGCTCAATTCCCTTCACAGATATCCCCTGAAGTGCTCAAGAATACAGGGGTAAGAATAGTGCACAGAGTATCGTGGAATTCAGATATCAAGGTTCTAGGCGATGCCATGAACCTTACAGAGGCTCAGGCTAAATACATGTCTCAGCTTCAGACTGGATACGCGATAATCAACGTAGCAAAGATGAAGAGCTCTGTTCTGGCAAAGGTCGTTCCTGATGAAGAATTGCTATCTGTTTTACAGAAGAAGTCTTAG
- a CDS encoding ATPase, T2SS/T4P/T4SS family — protein MLKIFRKLTSKGHEESTHKPDTGIQNNRLAYSGDLLPYGIKEIIDSYEVNPFSVTIYSSSSGVRYYTSKFCGTASDLQLVGRSLAMLDSEHPVPETIPSNLEQYMKWFMSLVSPYLAGAKDRTESIARYAAYEWIGLGRLYTVFEDPAVDEFFSDSNFSYPYVEHRRVGRCQLTFMLQKREQDSLRTFAELYGQQQATLQTPSVKSELMFDRFKVRIGLDLEPVSVNGPSIHMRKVGAEALTLPKLIRDGAVTLEAASLILAAAYSRISITILGPSGSGKTTLLNAIDLAIDPRLRRIYIEDAVESLELSELGYRQTKLRVQPLESGDDVERSKMKEVLKTLHRSPDIVILGEIQDRLQCSALFQALESGIVCLQTFHASSPEQAVRRLVNVMGIRPEQLNDIGLIVTMKRPDQLSSARIVNRISEVDESMTVRDIHCRQESRAEITRSLEPSERLLQKATDLTDHNFNALRVKMVDLLLTAMEKDAYDVSAFANLVWKKVCSDEG, from the coding sequence ATGCTGAAGATTTTCAGGAAACTGACAAGCAAAGGCCACGAGGAAAGCACACACAAACCAGATACCGGAATTCAAAATAACCGCTTGGCATATTCGGGGGATTTATTACCTTACGGAATAAAGGAAATTATAGATAGTTATGAAGTGAATCCCTTCAGCGTCACCATATATTCATCGTCGTCTGGAGTGAGATACTACACCTCAAAGTTCTGCGGGACAGCGTCTGATTTACAGCTTGTGGGCAGGTCGCTGGCCATGCTTGACTCAGAGCATCCTGTTCCTGAAACGATACCATCCAATCTGGAGCAGTACATGAAGTGGTTCATGAGTCTTGTTTCACCTTACCTTGCAGGAGCAAAAGACAGGACAGAGTCAATTGCAAGGTATGCAGCTTATGAGTGGATTGGTCTTGGAAGACTCTACACAGTATTCGAAGACCCGGCGGTTGATGAGTTCTTTTCTGATTCAAACTTTTCTTACCCATATGTAGAGCACAGGAGAGTTGGAAGATGTCAGCTGACTTTCATGCTTCAAAAGAGAGAACAGGATTCTCTCAGAACTTTTGCAGAGCTATACGGTCAGCAGCAGGCTACACTCCAAACGCCATCAGTCAAGTCGGAGTTGATGTTTGATAGATTCAAGGTGAGAATAGGACTTGACCTGGAGCCCGTCTCGGTCAACGGTCCCTCCATACATATGAGAAAGGTAGGGGCCGAAGCGCTGACACTGCCAAAACTGATCAGAGATGGTGCGGTGACTTTGGAGGCTGCATCGCTTATTCTTGCTGCAGCTTACAGCAGGATAAGCATCACAATTCTGGGGCCTTCAGGTTCAGGTAAAACAACTTTGCTCAATGCTATAGACCTTGCAATAGACCCTAGGCTCAGAAGAATCTACATTGAGGATGCGGTAGAGTCACTGGAATTATCAGAGCTAGGCTACAGGCAGACAAAGCTCAGGGTGCAGCCTCTTGAATCTGGTGATGATGTGGAGAGAAGCAAGATGAAAGAAGTGCTGAAGACTCTGCACAGAAGTCCGGATATAGTGATATTAGGTGAGATTCAGGACAGGCTGCAGTGCTCTGCCCTTTTTCAGGCACTTGAGTCAGGAATAGTCTGTCTGCAGACGTTTCACGCCTCCTCCCCTGAACAGGCGGTGAGAAGGCTGGTGAACGTAATGGGGATCAGGCCTGAACAGCTCAATGATATAGGGCTTATCGTTACAATGAAGAGACCAGACCAGCTGAGCTCTGCAAGAATTGTTAACAGAATAAGCGAAGTTGACGAATCTATGACTGTCAGAGATATCCATTGCAGGCAAGAATCCAGAGCTGAGATAACTCGTTCTCTGGAGCCCAGTGAAAGACTGCTGCAGAAAGCGACAGACCTGACAGACCACAACTTCAATGCTCTAAGGGTAAAGATGGTTGACCTGCTTCTCACAGCAATGGAAAAAGACGCATACGATGTCAGCGCATTTGCAAACCTTGTCTGGAAGAAGGTCTGTTCAGATGAAGGATAA